The Methanoculleus sp. SDB genome contains a region encoding:
- a CDS encoding bifunctional formaldehyde-activating protein/3-hexulose-6-phosphate synthase (catalyzes the formation of 5,10-methylenetetrahydromethanopterin from formaldehyde and tetrahydromethanopterin and catalyzes the formation of ribulose-5-phosphate and formaldehyde from 3-hexulose-6-phosphate), producing MYLIGEALVGEGAELAHIDLLIGDKTGPVGTAFANSASHLSAGHTPLLAVVRPNLLAKPATLIIPKVTLKKEAQVTEMFGPVQAAVAKAVADSLEEGIFGDTGIEEIVILASIYLNPEARDFNRIYRYNYGAMKLAIKRAFEKFPGTDTLLYEKDRAPHAVMGFKVQRLWDPPYLQVALDLVEMGKVRQVLEELPKNDHLIIEAGTPLIKQFGLAIIGEIRNIRPDAFIIADLKTLDTGNLEARMAANASADAVVVSGLAPISTLEKAILEAKKTGIYSVIDMLNVAAPAKVIAELAKRGASPDVVEMHRPIDAEGTDYNWGDIPAIRKAAKGKILIATAGGIRQPVVKEALKAGADIIVVGRAITASKNIANAAEGFLEELNSEEIDQFRVMTDF from the coding sequence ATGTATCTTATCGGAGAAGCACTCGTTGGAGAGGGGGCGGAACTTGCCCACATCGACCTGCTGATAGGGGATAAAACCGGGCCTGTCGGAACGGCTTTTGCAAATTCGGCATCACATTTATCTGCAGGGCACACACCCCTGCTTGCCGTTGTGCGCCCGAACCTGCTCGCAAAACCCGCAACGCTCATCATACCAAAAGTCACCCTGAAAAAGGAAGCGCAGGTAACCGAGATGTTCGGCCCCGTACAGGCCGCGGTTGCCAAGGCGGTGGCCGATTCCCTTGAGGAGGGAATTTTCGGAGATACCGGCATCGAAGAGATCGTCATCCTCGCGAGCATCTATCTCAATCCCGAAGCACGTGATTTCAACCGTATCTACCGCTATAATTACGGGGCGATGAAACTCGCAATAAAACGCGCCTTTGAGAAGTTTCCGGGAACTGACACCCTGCTCTACGAGAAGGACAGGGCACCCCATGCGGTCATGGGATTCAAGGTCCAGCGCCTGTGGGATCCCCCCTATCTGCAGGTCGCCCTCGACCTCGTGGAGATGGGGAAGGTCAGGCAGGTGCTTGAAGAGCTGCCGAAAAACGACCACCTGATCATCGAGGCGGGAACGCCCCTCATCAAACAGTTCGGGCTCGCCATTATCGGGGAGATCAGAAACATCCGGCCCGATGCGTTCATCATCGCCGACTTAAAGACCCTTGACACCGGAAATCTCGAGGCCCGGATGGCGGCAAACGCATCCGCCGACGCGGTCGTCGTCTCGGGCCTTGCGCCCATCAGCACGCTCGAGAAAGCCATTCTCGAGGCGAAGAAGACCGGTATTTACTCTGTCATCGACATGCTGAACGTTGCCGCACCCGCAAAGGTTATTGCTGAACTCGCAAAGCGCGGAGCCTCCCCCGACGTCGTCGAGATGCACCGTCCCATCGATGCGGAAGGAACAGACTACAACTGGGGAGACATCCCCGCAATCCGGAAGGCCGCGAAAGGGAAGATACTGATCGCGACCGCAGGCGGCATCCGCCAGCCGGTCGTGAAGGAAGCACTGAAAGCTGGTGCCGATATCATCGTCGTCGGCCGTGCCATCACCGCGAGCAAGAACATCGCGAATGCTGCGGAAGGATTCCTCGAGGAACTGAACAGCGAAGAGATCGACCAGTTCCGTGTCATGACGGATTTCTGA
- a CDS encoding cysteine desulfurase NifS, translating to MNETDPTRQSRLIYMDHSATTPTHPDVVAAMLPYFTERFGNPSSLYRLAGTSRKALQEARGRVARALGASPSEVFFTAGGTESDNWAIKGVAFANRQRGRHIITSAIEHHAVLHTCQYLETQGFTVTYLPVDRYGTVDPDTVRAAITDETVLISVMTANNEVGTFQPVEEIGRIAAEAGVYFHTDAVQAIGYVPIDVEKMHIDLLSLSAHKFSGPKGIGALYIGEGVNIDTFIHGGAQESARRAGTENLPAIVGLGAAIERATSDITGHSRKIADMRDRLLAGILAGIPDAQVNGHPVQRLPSNINVSFPGIDGEALLMLLDAGGICCSTGSACSSGSDLPSHVLMACGVDPALARSSIRLSLGDLTTDGDIDSVLAVLPGAVRRLRALSPVKT from the coding sequence ATGAACGAAACCGATCCGACGCGGCAGTCCCGCCTGATCTATATGGACCATTCGGCGACCACACCGACCCACCCGGACGTGGTCGCGGCGATGCTCCCGTATTTTACCGAACGGTTCGGCAATCCCTCGTCGCTCTACCGGCTTGCCGGCACCTCCCGGAAGGCGCTGCAGGAGGCACGCGGGCGTGTCGCCCGGGCGCTCGGCGCATCTCCTTCAGAGGTATTTTTTACCGCAGGGGGGACCGAGTCGGACAACTGGGCCATCAAGGGCGTTGCTTTCGCAAACCGACAGCGGGGCAGGCATATCATCACCAGCGCGATCGAGCACCACGCCGTGCTCCATACCTGCCAGTACCTGGAAACACAGGGATTTACGGTCACCTATCTTCCGGTCGACCGGTACGGAACGGTCGATCCCGACACCGTCCGCGCCGCGATCACGGACGAAACAGTACTTATCTCGGTCATGACCGCGAACAACGAGGTGGGAACCTTCCAGCCGGTGGAAGAGATAGGCAGGATCGCAGCAGAAGCGGGTGTATACTTCCATACCGATGCGGTGCAGGCGATAGGCTACGTCCCGATCGATGTGGAGAAGATGCACATCGACCTTCTCTCTCTCTCGGCCCACAAATTCTCCGGCCCGAAAGGCATCGGCGCCCTCTACATCGGTGAGGGAGTGAACATCGACACGTTCATCCATGGAGGGGCACAGGAATCGGCGCGACGCGCCGGAACGGAAAACCTGCCGGCTATCGTCGGACTGGGCGCGGCAATCGAACGGGCGACCTCCGATATCACGGGGCACAGCCGGAAAATAGCCGATATGCGCGACCGGCTGCTCGCGGGAATCCTCGCGGGCATCCCCGACGCACAGGTAAACGGCCACCCCGTTCAGAGGCTTCCGAGCAACATCAATGTCTCTTTTCCGGGTATCGACGGGGAAGCGCTGCTCATGCTCCTCGATGCCGGGGGGATATGCTGCTCGACCGGGAGTGCCTGCAGTTCGGGATCAGACCTGCCGTCCCACGTGCTGATGGCCTGCGGCGTTGATCCCGCGCTTGCACGATCCTCGATCCGGTTGTCGCTCGGGGATCTGACCACCGACGGGGATATCGATTCCGTGCTCGCGGTGCTCCCTGGGGCGGTCCGGCGCCTGCGTGCCTTATCACCGGTGAAAACCTAA
- a CDS encoding AMP-binding protein gives MVAGSYASGISSTPLKGLTIGEMLKQICDSYPDTEAIVSVEQNIRYTYREFLVKVEEVSRGLMALGVEKGNRVGIWAMNYAEWVIVQFATAKIGAIMVNLNPAYRTYELEYVLKQAEIHTILLQGRFKTSDYVGMFYEACPEAIESRPGRINSDKFPFLRNVVFIGDIPYNGMFMWNEMIEKGQNISRDELTEREESLTFDDPINIQYTSGTTGFPKGVVLTHHNVLNNGFFIGEGMKFTEKDRLCIPVPFYHCFGMVLSNLACVTHGSTMVLPSPTFDAEAVLRTVQEERCTALHGVPTMFIAELRHPNFSKYKYDTLRTGIMAGSPCPVEVMKEVNTRMNMSEIVIVYGQTETSPGVTMTTTTDPIERRVSTVGRTFPHVELKIVDPQTQKIVPRGMPGEICARGYVVMKCYYNNPSATHSTIDANGWNHTGDLGEMDQEGYVRIVGRLKDMVIRGGENIYPREIEEFLHLHPKIQDAYVFGVPDVKYGEELMAWVKPEDGLELTDQEIRDWCTGKIARYKIPRYFKFVDEFPMTVSGKIQKFKMREAAIEELNLEEASKIETA, from the coding sequence ATGGTTGCGGGAAGTTATGCAAGCGGGATCTCTTCGACACCGCTGAAGGGCCTGACTATCGGCGAAATGCTGAAGCAGATCTGTGATTCCTATCCGGACACTGAAGCGATTGTCTCCGTGGAACAGAATATCCGGTACACGTACCGGGAGTTTCTCGTAAAAGTGGAAGAGGTTTCCCGCGGTCTCATGGCGCTCGGCGTCGAAAAGGGAAACCGGGTCGGTATCTGGGCAATGAACTACGCGGAATGGGTGATTGTCCAGTTTGCAACCGCGAAGATCGGGGCGATCATGGTGAACCTGAACCCCGCCTACCGGACATACGAACTCGAATATGTCCTCAAGCAGGCCGAAATTCACACGATTCTTCTGCAGGGACGTTTCAAGACATCCGACTATGTCGGGATGTTTTACGAGGCGTGCCCTGAGGCGATCGAAAGCCGTCCCGGCAGAATCAACAGCGATAAATTCCCTTTTCTCAGAAACGTGGTTTTCATCGGGGACATTCCCTATAACGGGATGTTTATGTGGAATGAAATGATTGAAAAGGGCCAGAATATCAGCCGGGACGAACTCACGGAGCGCGAAGAGTCGCTGACATTCGACGATCCCATCAACATCCAGTATACGAGCGGAACGACGGGATTTCCGAAAGGTGTCGTGCTGACCCATCATAATGTCCTGAATAACGGGTTTTTCATCGGCGAGGGGATGAAATTCACAGAAAAGGATCGCCTCTGCATCCCCGTGCCATTCTATCACTGCTTCGGCATGGTGCTCTCGAACCTCGCCTGCGTCACCCACGGCTCCACCATGGTGCTTCCCTCCCCCACGTTCGACGCCGAAGCCGTGCTGCGAACGGTGCAGGAGGAGCGCTGCACTGCGCTCCATGGCGTTCCCACGATGTTCATCGCAGAACTCCGGCACCCGAATTTTTCGAAGTATAAATACGATACGCTCCGGACCGGCATCATGGCAGGCTCGCCGTGCCCCGTCGAGGTGATGAAGGAAGTCAACACCCGTATGAACATGTCGGAGATCGTGATCGTGTACGGGCAGACCGAGACGTCGCCCGGCGTCACGATGACCACCACCACCGACCCCATCGAGCGGCGTGTCTCCACGGTGGGAAGGACGTTTCCGCATGTGGAGCTCAAGATCGTGGATCCCCAGACCCAGAAGATCGTCCCCCGGGGGATGCCGGGCGAGATCTGCGCACGGGGCTATGTGGTGATGAAGTGCTACTACAACAACCCGAGCGCCACGCACTCAACCATCGATGCGAACGGGTGGAACCATACGGGCGATCTGGGCGAGATGGATCAGGAAGGCTATGTCCGCATTGTCGGGCGCCTGAAAGACATGGTGATCCGCGGCGGCGAAAATATCTACCCCCGGGAAATCGAGGAATTCCTGCACCTGCACCCGAAGATCCAGGATGCGTATGTTTTCGGTGTGCCCGATGTGAAGTACGGCGAGGAGCTGATGGCGTGGGTGAAGCCCGAGGACGGCTTGGAGCTGACCGATCAGGAGATCCGCGACTGGTGCACCGGGAAGATTGCGAGGTATAAGATCCCCCGCTACTTCAAGTTCGTCGACGAGTTCCCGATGACCGTCTCCGGCAAGATCCAGAAGTTCAAGATGCGGGAAGCGGCAATCGAAGAGCTCAACCTCGAGGAAGCATCAAAAATCGAGACCGCCTGA